A genomic stretch from Erwinia sp. E_sp_B01_1 includes:
- a CDS encoding DUF1198 family protein has translation MIWLMLATLVVVFIIGFRVLNSQTRRATRTLTKRLNLEPVYVESLISLMGRTAGEEFVQYLARDNEAHIANSASVLLIYQVFIVDESDESMMFWRGVLRKAYLPCELSNEHVRLALTFLRELEPDAQEMHAFRQRYNERFATPEDHPPGMQNNVYPLHSRLNRH, from the coding sequence ATGATTTGGCTGATGCTTGCGACCCTGGTTGTGGTCTTTATTATTGGTTTTCGTGTGCTTAACTCCCAGACGCGGCGGGCAACCCGCACGTTAACAAAACGGCTGAACCTGGAGCCGGTTTATGTGGAATCCCTGATCAGTCTGATGGGCCGCACCGCCGGGGAAGAGTTTGTGCAGTACCTGGCCCGCGATAATGAAGCCCATATCGCCAACAGCGCCAGCGTGCTGTTGATTTATCAGGTGTTTATCGTTGACGAGTCCGATGAGAGCATGATGTTCTGGCGCGGCGTACTGCGGAAGGCCTACCTGCCTTGTGAACTCAGCAATGAGCATGTGCGGCTGGCGTTAACTTTCCTGCGTGAGCTGGAACCCGATGCCCAGGAAATGCATGCTTTCCGCCAGCGCTATAACGAGCGTTTTGCCACGCCTGAGGATCACCCACCGGGTATGCAGAATAATGTTTATCCGCTGCATTCCCGCCTCAACCGCCACTAA
- a CDS encoding gluconate 2-dehydrogenase subunit 3 family protein — protein MLLQKETTRRKFLLGSLLALPLGEMVFKGITAAQAAEMAAPELVDYKPVFFSAEEWQFVMAACDRLIPAGGKGKAPGALETNVPIFIDQQMRTDMGEEIYMQGPFNVNAPATMGYQIPFKPQQIYKTGIKLVSDWCQKNHQKAFHELSDADKDAVLTQVQKNTINFADLGEDSLKGSQFFAGLLSDTKHGYLADPMYGGNKGMKAWIAIGFPGARASFTEWVKQHNVPYPLGPVSILGQQA, from the coding sequence ATGCTCCTTCAAAAAGAAACTACCCGTCGTAAGTTTTTATTAGGATCGCTGTTAGCCTTACCTTTAGGCGAAATGGTATTTAAGGGAATAACGGCAGCGCAAGCTGCTGAAATGGCCGCTCCTGAGCTGGTCGACTACAAACCGGTATTTTTCAGTGCCGAAGAGTGGCAATTCGTGATGGCCGCCTGCGATCGTTTGATCCCGGCTGGCGGCAAGGGTAAAGCCCCTGGCGCACTGGAAACCAACGTGCCGATCTTTATCGATCAGCAGATGCGCACCGATATGGGCGAAGAGATCTATATGCAGGGGCCTTTCAACGTCAATGCTCCGGCCACTATGGGTTATCAGATCCCGTTCAAACCTCAGCAAATTTATAAAACCGGTATCAAACTGGTCAGCGACTGGTGCCAGAAAAACCATCAAAAAGCGTTCCACGAACTTTCAGATGCGGACAAAGATGCCGTGCTGACTCAGGTTCAGAAAAACACGATTAACTTCGCCGATCTGGGGGAAGACTCACTGAAAGGATCGCAGTTCTTTGCCGGACTGCTGTCGGATACCAAGCACGGTTATCTGGCCGATCCTATGTACGGCGGAAACAAGGGAATGAAGGCGTGGATCGCCATCGGCTTCCCTGGCGCACGAGCCAGCTTCACCGAGTGGGTGAAACAGCACAACGTGCCTTATCCGCTCGGCCCGGTCAGCATTCTTGGCCAGCAAGCTTAA
- a CDS encoding cytochrome c, whose amino-acid sequence MKLTRFLIANTLLLGAGFCQMAQADEALIKQGEYISRLGDCSACHSVPGKPEFSGGLAIESNLGTIYSTNITPDKDQGIGNYSEQQFSDAVRKGVLPDGKRLYPAMPYPDYAKINDRDMHALYAYFMQGVKPSAEAPPETDLSFPFSQRWGMRFWNWAFTSDKPFQPIGGATAEVNRGAYLVESLGHCGSCHTPRGLGMNEKALDSGDDKFLAGGNLNGWEVPSLRGLPRWTEQETVDYLATGRNDKAAVGGEMTSVVEHSTSYMSDADLKAIAAYLKFLGGNPPAPVAHADAVSPTEAKLTAAKNLSEGERLYLDNCGACHFVTGKGAPGIFPELDQATIVNAEDPGGLIHTILAGAQQPSTAKAPSTLAMPGFANRLSDDQVAKLATFIRQGWSNKAEAVTADQVAEVRKTLKK is encoded by the coding sequence ATGAAACTGACCCGTTTTTTAATCGCCAATACGCTGTTGCTGGGCGCAGGTTTTTGTCAGATGGCACAGGCAGATGAGGCTCTGATCAAGCAGGGCGAGTATATTTCGCGCCTGGGCGACTGTAGCGCCTGTCACTCTGTCCCGGGTAAACCTGAGTTCTCAGGTGGGCTGGCGATTGAGTCGAATCTGGGCACCATCTATTCGACCAATATCACGCCGGATAAAGATCAGGGTATCGGCAACTACTCAGAGCAGCAATTCTCTGATGCGGTGCGCAAAGGCGTGCTGCCGGATGGCAAACGTCTCTACCCGGCAATGCCTTATCCTGATTACGCCAAAATCAACGATCGGGATATGCACGCGCTGTATGCGTACTTTATGCAAGGCGTGAAGCCGAGCGCTGAAGCACCGCCGGAAACGGATCTGAGCTTCCCGTTCAGCCAGCGCTGGGGCATGCGTTTCTGGAACTGGGCATTCACGTCTGATAAGCCGTTCCAGCCAATTGGCGGAGCCACGGCAGAAGTGAATCGCGGTGCCTACCTGGTCGAAAGCCTGGGCCACTGCGGGAGCTGCCATACCCCACGCGGGCTGGGCATGAATGAGAAAGCGCTGGACAGCGGCGACGACAAGTTCCTGGCCGGGGGCAATCTCAACGGCTGGGAAGTGCCTTCACTGCGCGGTCTGCCTCGCTGGACAGAGCAGGAAACCGTGGATTATCTGGCAACCGGACGCAATGACAAAGCGGCTGTAGGCGGCGAGATGACTTCGGTAGTTGAGCACAGCACTTCCTACATGAGCGATGCCGACCTGAAAGCCATTGCCGCCTACCTGAAGTTCCTGGGTGGGAACCCACCCGCTCCTGTGGCACACGCTGATGCGGTGAGTCCAACGGAAGCGAAACTCACGGCAGCAAAAAACCTCTCTGAAGGTGAGCGTCTGTATCTGGATAACTGTGGCGCCTGTCACTTCGTCACAGGCAAAGGCGCACCGGGTATCTTCCCTGAGCTGGATCAGGCAACGATTGTGAATGCAGAAGATCCGGGTGGATTGATCCACACTATCCTGGCCGGAGCGCAGCAGCCTTCAACAGCGAAAGCACCTTCGACGCTGGCGATGCCAGGCTTTGCTAACCGTCTCAGCGATGATCAGGTGGCTAAGCTTGCCACCTTTATCCGCCAGGGCTGGAGCAACAAAGCTGAAGCTGTGACAGCAGATCAGGTCGCGGAAGTCAGGAAAACCCTGAAAAAGTAA
- a CDS encoding ROK family protein — MKESGKGPALLRLNNEKRILTALRQQRITTRQDIAGHLALSKNTVSLIIDDLISREWVQEQGPLQVTSAGRPKIGIALCGGKLKAAGVMVERHHIHLTVTDYLSEILEESSWPTETSDPASVMAELRALCQALYQRHPELLGIGLGFPGIVDPAAGYLHISSHLGWHNVDIRSAFISWAGPPVHIMNYVRAAALQARTLDNPTEGASCFYLRIGEGIGGALLLGNEIYSGSSWTAGEAGHLTVAEDPLCNCGKRGCLEALIGLPAIEQQLAEKEAGLSWKTREQSPEKVDEVMQFAGHYLGKALSQIMLLLNPSTIVIDGPWNRHAAFRAAVERTARADTLAFTFSHTRLTFAEAPLSPTQGLALAIIEHNEASPF; from the coding sequence ATGAAAGAGTCAGGCAAGGGGCCAGCTTTACTTCGACTGAACAATGAAAAACGGATACTGACGGCGTTACGCCAGCAGCGCATCACCACCCGGCAGGATATTGCCGGGCATCTGGCGCTGAGTAAAAACACGGTTTCACTGATTATTGACGATCTGATTTCCCGTGAATGGGTGCAGGAACAGGGGCCACTTCAGGTGACTTCTGCCGGCCGTCCGAAGATTGGCATTGCCCTGTGCGGTGGCAAGCTCAAAGCGGCTGGCGTGATGGTGGAGCGCCATCACATTCATCTGACGGTCACCGATTACCTCTCAGAGATCCTTGAAGAGTCCAGTTGGCCGACAGAGACCAGCGATCCGGCCAGTGTAATGGCTGAACTCCGGGCGTTATGTCAGGCGCTATACCAGCGCCATCCGGAGCTGCTGGGCATCGGGCTGGGCTTTCCCGGCATCGTCGATCCCGCAGCCGGATATCTTCATATCTCTTCCCACCTTGGCTGGCACAATGTCGACATCCGGTCCGCCTTTATCTCCTGGGCTGGCCCACCCGTTCACATCATGAATTACGTCAGGGCGGCGGCACTTCAGGCGCGAACGCTGGATAACCCGACTGAAGGAGCCAGCTGTTTTTATCTGCGTATTGGTGAAGGGATTGGCGGTGCCTTACTGCTGGGCAACGAAATCTACAGTGGAAGCAGCTGGACGGCTGGTGAAGCAGGCCACCTGACCGTGGCTGAAGATCCTTTGTGCAACTGTGGTAAACGTGGCTGCCTGGAAGCGCTGATCGGTCTTCCGGCGATTGAACAACAATTGGCAGAAAAAGAGGCGGGGTTAAGCTGGAAAACGCGGGAGCAATCGCCTGAAAAAGTGGATGAGGTGATGCAGTTTGCCGGGCATTATCTGGGGAAAGCCCTGAGCCAGATTATGCTGCTGCTTAATCCGTCCACCATTGTGATCGATGGTCCCTGGAACAGGCATGCGGCTTTTCGGGCAGCGGTGGAACGAACCGCGCGGGCTGATACCCTGGCCTTTACCTTCTCACACACCCGACTGACCTTTGCCGAAGCCCCCCTCTCGCCAACACAAGGCCTGGCGCTGGCGATTATTGAGCACAACGAAGCATCCCCTTTCTGA
- a CDS encoding amidohydrolase family protein has protein sequence MSETSLKGRDYRTGKAIEVRTEQGLIGQILPLQGDPHLPLIAPGLVDLQVNGFGGLDFNHFPFSVGMVDQVTRLLWQQGVTTYMPTVITASDLAIESAVARLAEACRTSQRVDRAVAGIHLEGPFLSPEDGPRGAHPLAHIKAPDPALFRHWQECAGGRIALITLSPEWPQSANFIRHCVASGVKVSVGHTSATAENISEAVAAGATLSTHLGNGAHLQLPRHPNYIWQQLAEDHLACALIADGDHLPASVLKVFMRAKGEQAFLVSDVTRFAGMPAGEYDSPIGGRVALSPMGRLSVADRPELLAGSARGLLEGVSHLLRQQLASLQQALEMASIRPALQLNLPHKQGLEPGAPCDVILLREEETGGLALQSTWKAGEKVWEACSK, from the coding sequence ATGAGTGAAACAAGCCTCAAAGGCAGAGATTACCGTACGGGTAAGGCAATCGAAGTGCGCACGGAACAAGGCCTGATCGGCCAGATCCTGCCGCTGCAGGGCGACCCTCATTTGCCGCTCATTGCCCCCGGTCTGGTGGATCTCCAGGTTAATGGCTTTGGCGGCCTGGATTTTAACCATTTTCCGTTCTCAGTCGGGATGGTTGACCAGGTGACCCGGTTGCTGTGGCAACAAGGGGTAACCACCTATATGCCGACGGTGATCACCGCCAGTGACCTGGCGATTGAAAGCGCCGTGGCCAGGCTGGCCGAAGCCTGCCGCACCAGCCAGAGGGTGGATCGTGCCGTGGCGGGCATTCACCTTGAAGGCCCCTTTTTATCGCCTGAAGATGGCCCGCGGGGCGCGCATCCGCTGGCACATATCAAAGCGCCGGACCCCGCACTGTTTCGTCACTGGCAGGAGTGTGCCGGTGGCAGGATAGCGCTGATCACGCTCTCTCCGGAATGGCCGCAATCCGCAAATTTTATTCGTCATTGCGTGGCATCCGGCGTGAAGGTTTCGGTGGGCCATACTTCAGCCACCGCGGAAAACATCTCGGAGGCTGTGGCTGCCGGGGCAACGCTTTCAACCCATCTGGGCAATGGGGCACACCTGCAGCTTCCGCGCCATCCCAATTATATCTGGCAGCAACTGGCGGAAGATCACCTTGCCTGCGCGCTGATTGCCGATGGCGATCACCTGCCGGCATCAGTGCTGAAAGTATTTATGCGGGCCAAGGGGGAACAGGCGTTTCTGGTGAGTGACGTTACCCGCTTTGCCGGAATGCCAGCAGGCGAGTATGACTCCCCGATTGGCGGTCGGGTGGCGTTAAGCCCAATGGGCCGGTTATCGGTAGCCGACAGGCCAGAGTTGCTTGCCGGGTCGGCCAGAGGGTTGCTGGAGGGGGTCAGTCATCTGCTGCGTCAGCAGCTCGCCTCACTGCAACAGGCGCTGGAAATGGCCTCGATCCGCCCTGCCCTTCAGCTTAATCTGCCGCATAAGCAGGGACTGGAGCCAGGCGCGCCCTGTGATGTGATCCTGCTGCGGGAAGAAGAAACCGGAGGCCTGGCCCTGCAGTCCACCTGGAAAGCGGGGGAAAAAGTCTGGGAGGCTTGTAGTAAGTAG
- a CDS encoding glucosamine-6-phosphate deaminase codes for MSTKVQHYQVDRLQVAVYEDRQTMGSQAGQQAADHIRQLLKTRQEVRIIFAAAPSQNAFLAAMCAAEDLDWSRVTAFHMDEYTGLAADAPQRFSAYLMQHLFQQVKPGKVHLIPCSGESEEICAHYVSLIRQAPIDMVCLGIGENGHLAFNDPPVADFADPQQMKRVELDDICRQQQVNDGCFPSLEAVPRYALTLTIPTLMAAHRLFCMVPGRNKRRAVRDTLQGPISPACPATVLRCHPACTLYLDRDSGEGI; via the coding sequence ATGAGCACCAAGGTTCAGCATTATCAGGTAGATCGGTTGCAGGTAGCGGTGTATGAAGATCGTCAGACGATGGGATCTCAGGCGGGACAACAGGCAGCGGACCATATACGCCAGCTACTGAAAACCCGTCAGGAAGTCAGGATTATCTTTGCTGCGGCCCCGTCGCAAAATGCGTTCCTCGCAGCCATGTGTGCCGCAGAAGACCTCGACTGGTCACGGGTTACCGCCTTTCATATGGATGAGTACACCGGCCTTGCGGCAGATGCTCCACAACGCTTCAGTGCGTATCTGATGCAGCATCTCTTTCAGCAGGTTAAGCCCGGTAAAGTGCATCTGATCCCCTGCTCCGGAGAGAGTGAGGAAATCTGCGCGCACTACGTCAGTCTGATCCGGCAGGCCCCCATTGATATGGTCTGTCTGGGGATTGGGGAGAATGGCCACCTGGCCTTCAACGATCCTCCGGTAGCTGACTTTGCCGATCCGCAGCAGATGAAACGGGTCGAACTGGATGATATTTGTCGCCAGCAGCAGGTCAATGACGGCTGCTTCCCGTCGCTGGAGGCGGTGCCTCGTTATGCGCTGACGCTGACAATTCCGACGCTGATGGCCGCGCACCGTCTGTTCTGTATGGTGCCCGGAAGAAACAAACGCCGGGCGGTGCGGGATACTCTGCAAGGCCCGATTTCTCCTGCCTGCCCCGCCACCGTTCTCCGCTGCCATCCCGCCTGCACCTTATATCTGGATCGCGATTCAGGAGAAGGGATATGA
- a CDS encoding sodium:solute symporter family protein, translating into MNALDYSVMALYAVMIVCITLWAMRRIGSTKDFFAAGGKMPWWLSGVSHHMSGYSAAVFVAYAAVAYNVGITIYFWWAFPISIAVLLGAAIFAPRWARLRIHMNIESPMEYLATRYNVPTQQVLAWSGVLLKVFDVGAKWAAIAIIINVFTGFDPLMGILISGGLSLFYSVMGGLWADACNDFGQFVVQFVAAIVMVGAVALHLGGVDNLLTIWDRLPSSHTTIVQEPYSLGFILAYFVIYTLSYNGGTWNLAQRFIASPGGKEARKAALLSASLYLIWPLVLFYPMWAAPLLYPDLADPSRSYSLMAMELLPNGLIGLVLVAMFTHTLSMTSSDANAITAVVTRDILPVLLPKRFSHSTPSLLAARITTTLFILLTLVIAINAGHFGGVLSLLIVWFGGLVGPISIPMLLGLLPWFRKSGSTAAIASWALGVAVFFIVKFLLPGVTTAVVVASPVLTSLVVYSVCGWLRRSPVAPEIDELLNALNQDGPAKDRQIKPAYQNEATRRAE; encoded by the coding sequence ATGAATGCACTTGATTACAGTGTGATGGCTTTATATGCAGTGATGATTGTCTGTATTACCTTGTGGGCCATGCGTCGCATTGGCAGCACCAAAGATTTTTTCGCCGCCGGGGGAAAAATGCCCTGGTGGCTCTCCGGCGTTTCTCATCATATGTCCGGCTACAGTGCTGCGGTGTTTGTTGCCTATGCTGCTGTCGCCTATAACGTTGGGATCACCATCTACTTCTGGTGGGCGTTTCCGATCTCGATCGCCGTGTTGCTGGGCGCGGCGATCTTCGCCCCCCGCTGGGCACGTTTGCGCATTCACATGAACATTGAGTCACCGATGGAATATCTGGCTACCCGCTATAATGTGCCTACCCAGCAGGTGCTGGCCTGGAGCGGCGTACTGCTGAAGGTGTTTGATGTTGGCGCGAAATGGGCAGCCATTGCGATCATCATCAACGTCTTTACCGGCTTCGATCCGCTGATGGGGATCCTGATTTCAGGGGGACTTAGCCTGTTTTACTCGGTGATGGGGGGCCTGTGGGCAGATGCCTGCAACGACTTTGGTCAGTTTGTGGTGCAGTTTGTGGCGGCTATTGTGATGGTGGGTGCGGTAGCCCTGCACCTGGGTGGCGTAGATAACCTGTTAACCATCTGGGATCGGCTGCCGTCCAGCCATACCACTATCGTGCAGGAACCTTACTCCCTGGGTTTTATCCTCGCCTATTTTGTGATTTATACCCTGAGCTACAACGGAGGAACCTGGAACCTTGCCCAGCGCTTTATCGCTTCACCCGGCGGTAAAGAGGCGCGAAAAGCCGCCCTGCTCTCAGCCTCGCTCTACCTGATTTGGCCTCTGGTGCTGTTCTACCCGATGTGGGCTGCCCCCTTGCTTTATCCCGATCTGGCCGATCCTTCACGATCCTATTCATTAATGGCGATGGAGCTGCTGCCAAACGGGCTGATCGGACTGGTGCTGGTGGCGATGTTCACCCACACCCTGTCGATGACTTCTTCGGATGCCAATGCCATTACCGCCGTGGTCACCCGCGATATTCTGCCGGTTTTGCTGCCAAAACGGTTTTCTCACAGCACCCCCTCACTGCTGGCTGCGAGGATCACCACCACGCTATTTATTCTGCTGACGCTGGTGATTGCCATCAACGCCGGGCATTTTGGCGGCGTGCTGTCGTTGCTGATTGTCTGGTTTGGTGGCCTGGTGGGGCCCATCTCCATCCCGATGCTGTTGGGTCTGCTCCCCTGGTTTCGTAAAAGTGGCAGTACGGCTGCCATCGCCTCCTGGGCGCTTGGGGTTGCCGTATTCTTTATCGTGAAGTTCCTGCTACCCGGCGTGACCACGGCGGTAGTGGTAGCCTCACCCGTTCTGACCTCGCTGGTTGTTTACAGTGTCTGTGGATGGTTGCGCCGTAGCCCGGTCGCTCCCGAAATTGATGAATTGCTGAATGCCCTGAATCAGGACGGCCCGGCAAAGGATCGACAAATTAAACCGGCTTACCAGAATGAAGCCACAAGGAGAGCAGAATGA
- a CDS encoding type III secretion system chaperone — MPAEQINHFLSQYGRKINVPLSLKEGVCALVNQQQQEVAVVELPPESDSVLFHCRIDTLNSESPDFLRTLLALNFEMNAMRGCWLALEGEETLRLCSQQPVAALDARSFALSLEGFILQAEQVSAFIAELRQAA, encoded by the coding sequence ATGCCAGCTGAACAGATCAATCATTTCCTGAGCCAGTATGGCCGTAAAATCAACGTGCCGCTGAGCCTGAAAGAGGGCGTATGTGCGCTGGTGAATCAGCAGCAGCAGGAGGTAGCCGTAGTTGAGCTGCCTCCGGAGAGCGACAGCGTGCTGTTTCATTGCCGTATTGATACGCTCAACAGTGAGTCACCAGACTTTCTCCGGACCCTGCTGGCGCTGAATTTTGAAATGAATGCGATGCGTGGCTGCTGGCTGGCGCTGGAAGGGGAGGAGACGCTCAGATTGTGCAGCCAGCAGCCTGTAGCAGCGCTGGATGCGAGAAGTTTTGCGCTGTCGCTGGAGGGTTTTATCCTGCAGGCAGAGCAGGTGAGCGCTTTTATTGCAGAGCTGCGTCAGGCTGCCTGA
- a CDS encoding hemolysin XhlA, whose product MLLESKVETLLIDVAVIKANYATREDVESVRGELQSSLARQTKWLVASLFIVLGTGLGLAKLLF is encoded by the coding sequence ATGTTACTGGAAAGTAAAGTGGAAACGCTGCTGATTGATGTGGCGGTGATTAAAGCCAATTATGCCACCAGAGAGGATGTTGAAAGCGTCAGAGGTGAACTGCAATCCTCACTTGCCAGGCAAACGAAATGGCTGGTTGCTTCGCTGTTTATCGTTCTGGGTACGGGATTGGGGCTGGCGAAACTGCTGTTTTAA
- a CDS encoding RcnB family protein encodes MKKSGIIALSALLFATTSLSAFAGGPQQGHDEQQQQQPVKRPQQGQQQGNQPQHGNQAQGNQQRQSQANQHAAKPQHVSEQRQTQHHDFHQGRPLPKRYRGDGYQVTDWHKRGLKAPPAGHRWQNVDGNYVLIAVATGVITSIITHQ; translated from the coding sequence ATGAAAAAATCAGGAATTATTGCCCTTTCTGCGCTGCTGTTTGCCACCACCAGCCTGAGCGCATTTGCCGGGGGCCCACAGCAGGGTCACGATGAACAGCAGCAGCAGCAGCCGGTTAAACGTCCGCAGCAGGGTCAGCAGCAGGGCAATCAGCCGCAGCATGGCAACCAGGCGCAGGGTAATCAACAGCGACAATCTCAGGCTAATCAGCATGCAGCCAAACCCCAGCATGTCTCTGAGCAACGTCAGACGCAGCATCATGATTTCCACCAGGGCCGCCCGCTGCCGAAGAGATACCGTGGTGACGGTTATCAGGTTACCGACTGGCATAAACGCGGTCTGAAGGCACCCCCAGCCGGCCACCGCTGGCAGAACGTTGATGGCAATTACGTGCTGATTGCCGTGGCAACTGGCGTGATCACTTCTATCATTACTCACCAGTAA
- a CDS encoding SDR family oxidoreductase yields MKIELSGKTAIVTGSTKGIGKGIAEGLAAAGATVIVTGRSEDQVTSLVKKLGGGARGHVVDLGTVEGCKALLEAEPKCDVLVNNVGIFPQGDFFETSDETWQSLWDVNVMSAVRLSRAYLPAMKQAGWGRVVFLSSESAINIPADMIHYGVSKTALLALSRGLAKAVAGTGVTVNAVLPGPTLSDGFTDMFKQELEQGADLEALGVKFVKANRPTSVIKRAASVEEVSNMVVYVCSPLSSATTGAALRVDGGVVETPF; encoded by the coding sequence ATGAAGATTGAACTAAGCGGCAAAACAGCCATTGTGACCGGCTCAACTAAAGGGATTGGCAAAGGGATTGCTGAAGGTCTGGCGGCAGCCGGTGCCACGGTGATCGTCACCGGCCGTAGTGAAGATCAGGTCACTTCGCTGGTGAAAAAACTGGGCGGCGGAGCCAGGGGTCACGTAGTGGACTTAGGCACGGTGGAAGGCTGCAAGGCGTTGCTGGAAGCCGAACCAAAGTGCGACGTGCTGGTGAATAACGTCGGTATTTTCCCGCAGGGCGATTTTTTTGAAACCAGTGACGAAACCTGGCAATCCCTGTGGGACGTCAACGTGATGTCCGCCGTGCGTCTCAGCCGCGCTTACCTGCCTGCCATGAAGCAAGCCGGTTGGGGGCGGGTGGTGTTTCTCTCCTCCGAATCTGCCATTAATATTCCGGCAGATATGATCCATTACGGCGTCAGTAAAACGGCGTTGCTGGCCCTTTCTCGCGGTCTGGCGAAAGCGGTGGCAGGAACGGGCGTGACGGTCAATGCCGTGCTGCCTGGTCCGACGCTCTCCGATGGCTTTACCGATATGTTTAAGCAGGAGCTGGAGCAAGGTGCGGACCTGGAGGCGCTGGGCGTGAAGTTCGTGAAGGCCAACCGACCCACTTCTGTTATTAAGCGAGCGGCCAGCGTGGAAGAAGTGAGTAATATGGTGGTCTATGTCTGCTCGCCTCTCTCTTCTGCCACCACGGGCGCAGCATTGCGCGTGGATGGCGGCGTGGTGGAAACGCCGTTCTGA
- a CDS encoding iron-containing alcohol dehydrogenase: MSTSQMIANRHTFFGRGSLRELLPLLKKEAQPTLLFCGRSFLQGAAWSSLKAEVEPLLAGHEIVSHEASPDEIDGWVARWRGKVHRVVAIGGGSVLDAAKAFAAMSQHPLNTLRYLEKVGDTPVTGETLPLIAIPTTAGTGSEVTQNAVVTDKTGIKVKASLRHPSFVPQTTILDPDLLRGAPDHVLACCAIDAFTHLFEAYLSSKGNFFSRQTALSGMRAFISAWPHLNRDDEQGDLAREQMMFASWQGGLSLSMAGLGVIHGIAGELGAIKDYHHGEVCGRLLLPFLTLLNDTQESQQQILMADLATALFPGFTLPPARMLAHWLQDNAITPFWHDAPPLSEKEVSWILARSNSKNSLVTYSEEQQRLMLEQAYSVG, translated from the coding sequence ATGAGCACCAGCCAGATGATTGCTAACCGTCATACCTTTTTTGGCCGTGGAAGCCTGCGTGAACTGCTGCCGCTGCTGAAGAAAGAGGCCCAGCCTACCCTGCTGTTTTGTGGTCGTTCCTTTCTGCAGGGTGCCGCCTGGTCATCTCTGAAGGCAGAAGTGGAGCCGCTGCTGGCAGGCCATGAGATTGTCAGCCATGAAGCCTCGCCCGATGAGATTGATGGCTGGGTAGCGCGCTGGCGTGGCAAAGTTCACCGGGTGGTAGCCATTGGCGGTGGCAGCGTGCTGGATGCGGCTAAGGCCTTTGCCGCCATGAGTCAGCATCCGCTTAACACCCTGCGCTACCTTGAAAAAGTGGGCGATACGCCGGTAACAGGTGAAACCTTGCCGTTGATCGCTATCCCCACTACCGCAGGTACCGGCAGTGAAGTCACGCAGAATGCGGTGGTCACGGATAAAACCGGTATCAAAGTTAAAGCGTCGCTGCGCCACCCCAGTTTCGTGCCACAGACCACGATTCTGGATCCTGATTTACTGCGTGGCGCGCCCGATCATGTGCTGGCCTGCTGCGCCATTGATGCGTTTACCCATCTGTTTGAGGCTTATCTCTCCAGCAAAGGCAATTTCTTCAGCCGCCAGACCGCGTTGAGCGGTATGCGCGCTTTTATCAGCGCCTGGCCGCACCTTAACCGTGATGATGAACAGGGCGATCTCGCTCGCGAGCAGATGATGTTCGCCTCCTGGCAGGGGGGATTGAGCCTGAGCATGGCCGGTCTGGGCGTGATCCACGGGATTGCGGGCGAACTGGGTGCCATCAAGGATTATCACCACGGCGAAGTCTGCGGACGCTTACTTCTGCCCTTCCTGACGCTGTTGAATGACACGCAAGAGAGCCAGCAACAGATTCTGATGGCCGATCTCGCCACCGCGCTGTTCCCGGGCTTTACTCTGCCACCAGCCCGCATGCTTGCTCACTGGTTGCAGGATAATGCCATCACGCCTTTCTGGCATGATGCGCCGCCGCTGAGCGAGAAGGAAGTCAGTTGGATTCTGGCCCGGTCTAACAGTAAAAATTCGCTGGTAACGTACAGCGAGGAACAGCAGCGATTGATGCTGGAACAGGCATATTCAGTCGGCTGA